The sequence AGCCCCATCCACATCCTGGAATTACTTAAGAGGGGTGTCGTGCCGATGATGTATGGCGACGTTGTGCCAAGCGATGAGGGCTTTTCGATAATAAGTGGCGACGATATAATGCTCGACCTAAGCTCGAAGCTAAGACCGTCAGCCGCAGTATTCTTAACCGATGTACCTGGTATTCTAGATAGTAACGGCAACTTAATTAGGGAATTATCGAGTTCATCAATAATCAATGAGAGGAATACGCGGGGCATTGACGTGACAGGAGGCCTCATGAAAAAAGTTCAATCAGCAATAGAACTATCCAATTACGCAAGAACCTACCTATGTGCCATTTGGGATCTAAAATCAATAACCAGTATTATTAATAATGAAGAACCCAGTAATTGCACGAGGTTTTTACCTCGTACTAAAGATTAACTACTTAGTTATTTCCAAGTGTAGATTATTATCCAGCTAGTTACTGTTTGATGGGAACAGCGCCTCGTTCAAGTATGTAGCATTTGCAAGTTGCTGCCCATATATAATCCCCGTCGCGTTTACGGCATTATGCGGACCGATTAATATTAGTATTGGTAGGTA is a genomic window of Vulcanisaeta souniana JCM 11219 containing:
- a CDS encoding isopentenyl phosphate kinase; the encoded protein is MGLFIVKLGGSAISDKTKPLSYREDWVRDLGKLLLTGVRAGNRFVLVHGGGSFAHPLALAYGLSRYRDNGQLTGVSLTSAILHYLSMKITMTLATVGLPIYPLRTGSIYVISNGKPQLLISPIHILELLKRGVVPMMYGDVVPSDEGFSIISGDDIMLDLSSKLRPSAAVFLTDVPGILDSNGNLIRELSSSSIINERNTRGIDVTGGLMKKVQSAIELSNYARTYLCAIWDLKSITSIINNEEPSNCTRFLPRTKD